From Myripristis murdjan chromosome 13, fMyrMur1.1, whole genome shotgun sequence:
CTTCATATTTGTCGAACATGGTGATTATATTCTAAAATCCCTTCACTACTGCTGACAACTAAGAGAGGAATGGAAAGTCACATCATAGGTTaaactaaaatgcaaaatacacagCCAGAGCcacaagacaacacacacacatttcagtctTCTCTCGCCAATGACTCATAACAACAATGGATGGCAATTTATGGAGAGAGTTTCTTCAGTTCCCAGGTGAAATCGAGAAGTTTGTGGCTTCTCCTTTTTAAGCGAGCTGGGGCGACATGCTAACTGTGAGTGCCAAGCTCCGGTGCCTTTCAGCCTGAAGGTTAATGCTAGCAGCACGAGGACAACCCAGTCCGCTCACAGAGGCCTGGGTCCGGAAGTGCAGACATTTTGGAATGTTAACTCATCCCTGGTTGCCAAAACCTTGACCAGCAAGGCCTTTGCATGAAAATTTGGGGTTAATGAGAAGGCAACCAAGGTGCAGGATGCAACCTTGTGAAACTAAATGAGCCTAAAGGAGACGCTGCACAGCTCAACTAGTTTGAGTGAGGGACCGCTTGGGCAACATAAGTTTTCCTGGCTCTACATTTTGTACAGGTTAAAAAGGAAGAAGAGTGCGTGGTTGCACTGCCTCTCGCTTCCTCATGGCTCGTCTTCAGTCTTCACCTGAACCATGTGGGAGGGGCTGTCCTGCGGTTGAGGCTCTGGCTGAGGGGTCTGGCTCTCGTTCACAAGGTGGTTAAACTGCACGTCGTTATACTGGGAAAAGTCCTGTCCGTACTGCCCAAAGTTTGGGTTAAAGTTCAGATCAAAGCTAGGGAACATGAGGTTTCCGTCGGGCCCCTGGTCAAAGCTGGAGACCAGCGATGAGGCGATGCTTGGCTCATTCAGCATGTTCCACAACGAGGGCATTTCCAGCAGCCGGTTGAAGAGGGCCAATTCCTCGGGGTTGCTCAACAGGTCAGGTAGGTCGCTGTCctggctgctgttgctgctgttgctgctgttgctgccgcTGCTGTAATTTCTTTCCCCCACAGTGGAGACGCTGGGCTGGGCAGAGGCCAGGCCGTCCTCTGCAGGCAGCACGCCCTCCCGGGAAAAGAGGAAGGACATCGAGGAGGATGgctcctctgcagctgcacttTGACCTGTGTGGGAACAATAAGACTGGTGTTAGAGACACAGTAGACTCTTCTAAGAAGTATGAGGATAAATTTACTTAACAGGGGATACACTTTATACTTGGGTCACACTGTGGCTATCCTTGGCGTTTGAACCTTGATATCTTTGCCAAGACAAACCTTAGCAATAATATTATTTTACAGGATTTGCGCTTTATTTGCGGGAATGCTAACAGGCAaattttgatgcaaaaaaaaaaaaaaaaaaaaaaaaaaatcattcaagcCTCTGAGTGAGGCTGTTGGctggctgtgtgcatgtgtgtatccatgCACATCGCTGCAAAACTCACCAATTTCAGCTTAAAAGTTGCAGTGTGAGCCTAAAACGAACCAAACGATAACTACCTAAGAGAAGTACAACATAAAATCTAAGACTGGAGCATTCCACGATATGTGTCTATAAGAGACTAGTGTGTTACAAATTCATGATAGACTGAAGACGGAAATGAGATTACTACTGATACACAATATTTTACCGCAGGACTATGGGTAGAATGTAAATGGTTTGCTTTATTTGCATGTCTGATTTACATCCCAAACCAAATCTTTTGCAGGGTGTTAAGGTTAGAGAGTCTGGTGTATTACAGTCTGTTGAAAAGCAACACATTTGTTTCGTCACTGTACTCAATGgaacatattttaaataaagaGAAAGCAAGGGAAGGCCAATGGCCGAGACTCACCTGCCAAACAAGGCCTATCTCGAAAGCTGATGTCTGACTTTATCTTTCTCTTCCGCTTCAAACTGTATGGATCTGAAATAGGAACAAGTCATATAAAcatgaattttctttttctcaattTTTCTATGGCGTAACATGTTATGTTCTATTCCATTTAGAGCATATAATTCACATTTGCTGATGTGGGTCATGACttattactgcaaaaaaaattctaaatcaTCAAAATTACAAGAATGCAGTGGTAAGGAGCTGAATGCAATATGCAGCTGCAGAGCGGCTGTGTCAGACAGAGCTGATAGGAACAGATCAAATAAAGTCGCAGGGAAAGTCTGAGGGGAACCGAGAGCCataagagaagagaggaaaggagaaaatagATTTGGCTTGTCTGGCAGTCTGGCACCTGAGTTGTACGGCAGGTAAGTGAAGGTCACGGGCTCGCTGTCCATGCGGTCGGAGAGCCGGCGCAGGACGATGCTGACGTCAACCTCCCTGGCGATGTCCATGTCCTGGTAGGGCGGGCTTCTGAACACGATGGCGATCTGCCGGTGCACGTCAGACTGGCAGAACTCCCCCTTCGCCTCCCACGTGCCTCGCTTGAAGATGATCTCTATGTCATCTGTGGATCCATGACAACACAAACGTTTGCATCGAGAAGTCACACAATTCACGCCTACCCGACAGCGGATGCAAGAGCTGCAGGGGGAAATCCGCATCATAATTTGTCCTGGGTTGAATTGTGACCTGAGAGTCCCAGGTGTGGTCCAGTTTTGCTGGCGTTACGGTATTTTTAATCTTGACTATAAAAGTGTCAATATTCTGACAAAGAATCTGAGGCAAAGCTGATGTAACAGCTAATTGAAGACGTTATCTTACATAACATAAATCAAGTAgggaccgtttagactcaaatgaaaaagaaaaaaatgtcggATAAGAACTTAACACACCAGTGAGCCAAGCCGATGATGAGGATCATACACAAGCTATATCACTATATACACATATTATAATTCATAATTTGACTTTTTAACCATACTATCATCCTTTGTTTACAACTAAAGCACTACAAGCTGATTGATATccctggtttgtgtgtgtgtgtgtttctcccgtCACCTTTCTGGATTTTGTCACACAACATGAAGATCTCTGTCTTCCCAGTGCAGGGCCCCTTGTAGATGTTCAAACAGCTGATCTTCAGCTGTGATGTAGTGGTGGCCTCTGCGAAACACATAAAAGTAGTAACACAGTGAGCATCAGCTGTGTTTTTCAGGAAGGAAATACATTTACATATCATTGGTACATCACGCTGGAATGTGCTCATGCTCTATATCTGTCagcagtcgtgtgtgtgtgtgtgtgtgtgtgtgtgtgtgtgtgtgtgtgtgtgtgtgtgtgtgtgtgtgtgtgtgtgtgtgtgtgtgtgtgtgctgttgaagCTCTTACTCTTGTCGTAGACGGGGTTGGACACCACAGGGCTGAGACAGTCCTTTCTGCCGTCGTCCCACTCCAGCTCACACTGGAAACACAGACGCACTACATTCATGTCCATATCTTCAATGCTCTTTGAGTTACCGGCTACgggacaaaaagacacaaaacagatTTCTGAGTCATAACTCAtgtgacagagaaacagaggaaatgtTATTCCCCACTGTATAGAAATGGACAGATGATGATacatatgatgatgatgataatgatgatagtTACAatacagaggtgtgtgtgtgtgtgtgtgtgtgtgtgcttgagtgtctatgtgtgtgtgtgtgtgggacccATCTCACTTCTAAAGGGGTCAATGTTCTGGCTTCTTCTCTTCTGAAGTGAAGAATCCAGCTCTTTCCGCCTCACACACTGGATGCCAAGGTTGGAGAAGCTACATGgtagaaataaaattaattaattatttaattaagaaatatataacataaaataaaataaaataaataatagatagatagatagatagatttgtcAGGACAAATATCGTTTTATTTATCAATAATGTGGCGGTAAACAGTGAAGGTCAAGTGGTGGAATGAATAATTTGGAATTTTTAATCTGCCTACTTTAAAGCGGTCATAACTGACCTTTTAGAAAAAACTGCATAtgttgtatgaaaagtgctataaaaataaaggttatcatcaaaacaaatacaaagaggATATTAGCATCTGTGGAAGATGACGGACAGGGTGGACTCTTGTTTCTATTTATCTGACAGGAGGAGGTGTTTGTGTACCTGTGACGTCTGTTGTTGTGAGGGTTGAGTTGCACCACACAGATTCCTGAGCCTTCGGGACAGTCTTTACCCACAAGGCAGTGGGGGTGAGGGCGGTATGGAAAGTCTTTGGTCACCAAGGAAGTGGTGACTGTGACCTTCTTTATGTGCTCAATGGGGCCCTGAATCTGAAAGGGAGAAagggacaaaaacagagagagaggttgaaaGAGCATGCATGGAAGGAATGGGAATGGGAATGGGGGGGGGGCACGGAGGAAAAACGGGAACAGTAAATACATCATCTTACATAATGGcgaaagacaaaaacatcaccgtctgagtgtgtgtggctcagcTTTGCTCCTGTTAAGCAAAAGAAACACTTAAAGCCGTGTACACAGCCTCATGCTGACTTTTGGACCTTGTTATGTTCCATAAAATGCTAGAATACAaacaaggttttgtttttttattactgcGAGTTCAAACCCCATTAGAATCCATCtcagcaaagaaagaaacacttaaaaactgaaagcaagaagaagaaaaaaaaaaaaatcagcattaaCAATGAATGTGGCCAGAGGCAATTATTATAAACCACTCTTCACTTCCGATTTACAGCGAAAAATTATGTTCTGCTTGGGAGGGTAAGTAGGTCAAGTAGGTCGAACAAATACGACCTCGttttgaactgaaactgaagcaCCTCCAGGGGCAAAACACTGTGATTTTTCAAATGCCAAAACACACCATCGTGAGAGTTACAATTTCCCAAAAATTCACCCTGATCTGATCGATGGTGCTCGAGATGTCGCATaagacatacagacaaacaaaccttaagccacacacacacaaacaaaagaacacTCCATGTATCTCACATACAAATAAGCAAAAGAGAAGGAGGCTGACCCACAGTCATCCCCAAGAAGCGAATGGGAAAAGAATGAGACATGCCAACGatgaaaacaccaacaaactTACCTTAACTTAAAATTAACTGTTTTACGAGACTAAGAGTGTGGACACATGCAGATGAATCCTGGTGAGATGTCCTGAGACTTGTCAGTGGTGCTTACCATCGCATGACTAAGTGTGAGCGCTGAAGCTGGAGCAGTGTCTGTTAGTTGTGGTCAACAACAGGCGGTTTGTCTCCTACCCGCACTCTGAGTCTGGATTTGTGGGGACTTTCTATTTCAGTCTACCAACCCACATTCTCGCCGCCCCCCCACCGATCTATCTAGTCGATGCAAGAGATTTCGTTTTACAGTGATGCAAACCAAAATTAAAAGTGAGACAGCCCTCCCTGGGGCAGACGGTAACGCCCTTGCATGTCCAAGGCATTCTCAGAAACACACCCAGAAGAATGAAATGTCTCAAACACCTTTTAAACAGCCTATCATGGTATCAAATGTGACGGCCACTGCTGTATAAAAGAGAAATTCATCTGTTTCCTTACTGTGGCGTATGTGTGAGGTAACCTAACAGCAGGTCAGAGCAGTACCTCGATAGCAGGCTGAGTCTTGGAGGTTTCTGTGCTCGACGCTCCCAGGATGCTGCCGGCTGACCGACCCTCGCACTCGTAGCGGAACCTCATGCCCCTCTCCTTCggctcctccaccaccaccagttTGGGCTTCTCCAGCACCCGCTCCAGCAAATCGGTGTCACTCTGGGCTGTGGAGGAGAGCGAGCCGGGGCGCCTGGAGCTCACCAGACATGAGGAGCTGCGGCCACGGCGAGGCGAGCCGGAGTGAGAGACCCCGCGGCCGGGATTAGCCGACGCCATTTCCCTGGAGCAGGAATAAGTCTGCACGTGCTGGGTGGAGGAGGACGGTCCCtgttgggagggaaaaaaaacacacacacacacacacttagatcatgaaataaaatacaactcTAGGGTGTAATGGCTGAGTGAGTGATATTCagtcaaagaaaatgaaacagccaGAGAGA
This genomic window contains:
- the relb gene encoding transcription factor RelB; this translates as MSYAAGNMSASEAMAFFELEIIQEVIAEGCQGTSGSSLPRPPPPPADLLCPPLNQNHRMPRQSSSPSSQPVLVARGTAPQGPSSSTQHVQTYSCSREMASANPGRGVSHSGSPRRGRSSSCLVSSRRPGSLSSTAQSDTDLLERVLEKPKLVVVEEPKERGMRFRYECEGRSAGSILGASSTETSKTQPAIEIQGPIEHIKKVTVTTSLVTKDFPYRPHPHCLVGKDCPEGSGICVVQLNPHNNRRHSFSNLGIQCVRRKELDSSLQKRRSQNIDPFRTGNSKSIEDMDMNVVRLCFQCELEWDDGRKDCLSPVVSNPVYDKKATTTSQLKISCLNIYKGPCTGKTEIFMLCDKIQKDDIEIIFKRGTWEAKGEFCQSDVHRQIAIVFRSPPYQDMDIAREVDVSIVLRRLSDRMDSEPVTFTYLPYNSDPYSLKRKRKIKSDISFRDRPCLAGQSAAAEEPSSSMSFLFSREGVLPAEDGLASAQPSVSTVGERNYSSGSNSSNSSNSSQDSDLPDLLSNPEELALFNRLLEMPSLWNMLNEPSIASSLVSSFDQGPDGNLMFPSFDLNFNPNFGQYGQDFSQYNDVQFNHLVNESQTPQPEPQPQDSPSHMVQVKTEDEP